The genomic window TGTCTGCCCGATCTTTTACCTGATCTATCCACTCATCTATATACCAGTTATATATGGTGTTTCTATTATCGTATAGTCGAGCAGGCTCCATTATCCATTTGGCATCGGGAAATTCCTGTCTCATTCGTGCCGTTAATTGTTTATAATAAGCGGCCATTCCTTCGGTGTAGGTCGCATATTCATGGGTGATATTGCTATGCACCAGGCCTGAATCCACCCCTGTCCAATGCGCTAAGGTAACCTGTATATTATCATTATCCCAATAGAAAAAAGGGCCGGTAAATATGCCTACGTCATCGGCAAGTCCTGCAAAGGTAAATGGCAGATTCGTATCTTCATAACTTCTAAACAGAGTTATTGCCTTCTCGACAACCTCGTCAATGACTGCTTGCTGCTGAAAATCCCACATGATGGAAATTATTGATGGATTGCCAAAAAACCATCCGGTTGCAAGATTATTTGGAAAAGGCTCGTAGCTTTTCCATACCATGTGTTGCTCATACCAGGCCTTTTCTGCAGCCGTATAGCTCCTGGTAGTGTCTATTGTTCTGCTATGTCCAGATAAAACACTACTATACCAATGGGGATCGATTATATAGAATTTAAGGCCAGCAGCATTTGGGTTGCCCCTGTAATTGCTGGTGCTGACATTACTATTTATGGCAATATAATCATAACCCATTTGCTTTGCATACCTTATATTATCTGCTGGTGTGCCTCTCCACGAGATACCGTAAAAATTTTTCCAACCGTTGTCAGATGATTGTGCAGATGCAGTTTTTGTTTCGCTTAAAAAACACCCCTGAGTGAAGAATGCCAGGATAAGTCCTAAGAGAGGAAGGGTTGTCTTCATACATGTTTCTCCTGTAAAAAGATTAATAAATCAAATAGACCGCCGGGCATTCTTCCTTAACTGAAGAACCCAGGGCATTACTTCTCAATTTCGTGGCTGATTTACCCCCTGTTTTTCAATTAGTAAAAATGACATGAAATTACAAAAAAACAATATTTTATGTAATTTTATTACGACACCACTTTTAATCAGTGCGATGGCAAAATTAAAACCAGATGCGGAAACAAGCAACAACTATCTTCGGTTTATTTGCAAAAAAGTTGAAGCATATCAAAACTTTAAAACCTTTAAAAGTCGGTAAAGAGGGTATTAAAAAATGCTTCAAATCATTTATTCATGCGGAGAATAGGAGATGGAGAGAGTAGTAAAGTATGAAAGCTTGTATACATAGTGTTTCCGTTCAAACACTAATAGTAGGGCATGGATAATAGCTTCTGAACAAAGAAGGGTTTTTGTGGTTCTCTGGACGGAGAATGTAAGCTGATAAAGCATGAAAATTCTGTAAATCGAGACAGAGATGAAAAAGGATGGTAAGGTGGGCCGAACATCTTGAAACAGTGAATGAAAAGTTGACCTTCGCTATTCGAATTGTATAGTGCGGTCAACGGGTTAATGCCTGGTACTTATCATGGAAAAGGCTTGTTATGACGTCTGGCACAAGTTTCCCTATGGGGTGTTCATTAATTTTGGAGACAGGCATCACTTCCATCAGAGAGTTGGTAAGAAAGACTTCATCGGCCGCCAATACCCTTTCTAATCCAAACAGCTCTTCCGTTACCGGTACGCCGTTTTCTTTGCAGAGTTCCATGATGACCCCGCGGGTAACGCCGGGCAGGAGATTTGCCTTCAGGGAAGGAGTGATAACGGCATTTCTTTCAACGATGAAGACATTGCTAACAGCACACTCGGTGATGTGGTTCTCGGTATTCATAATAAGCGCATCATGGGCGCCCTGGTCAACAGCCTCTTTCTTAATAAGATAATTCGTCAAATAGCTGAGCGTCTTATGCTTTGCGATGGGACACGTGGTGCTTCTCCTGACAGAGGAGATAACAAGCGATACACCTGTTTTATAGAGTGAGGCAGGATAAGCAGTAAGCGGTTTTGTATGAATCAAAAAGGTGGGTTGGCATATACCTGCCGTAATGAGGCCATTCATTCCAAATCCGCGAGACAATGTCATCCGGACATAGGCATTCTGCAGGCCATTCCTGGTAAGGAGTTCTTCAATAATTTGTTGCAGGTTTTGAGCTGTATAACGAAAAGGGATATCAAAATACCGTGCAGAATTTACGAGGCGGGTGAAATGGGCATCGAGCCGAAAGGGTTTTCTGTCATAGACTCTCAGGGTTTCGAAAAGTCCATCCCCATAAAGAAAACCCCGGTCTAGGACCTGCAATTTGCCGGCTGTTTCTTCTATGAAAGCATTATTTAAGAAGATAACGCTGGACATTGCTCTTATCGTGCACTGGTAATATTCATGGAATTACGCGCTTTTTTAATGAATTAATGAGGGCCCTGGCCTTATGCAGGGTTTCTTCGTACTCCTCTTCTTCATCGGAATCTGCCACAATACCGCTTCCTACCTGGAAGTACACGGTGTTGCCTTTCATGATAAACGTACGTATGGCGATATTGAGGTCTGCATTCCC from Candidatus Brocadia sp. includes these protein-coding regions:
- the pabC gene encoding aminodeoxychorismate lyase; translation: MSSVIFLNNAFIEETAGKLQVLDRGFLYGDGLFETLRVYDRKPFRLDAHFTRLVNSARYFDIPFRYTAQNLQQIIEELLTRNGLQNAYVRMTLSRGFGMNGLITAGICQPTFLIHTKPLTAYPASLYKTGVSLVISSVRRSTTCPIAKHKTLSYLTNYLIKKEAVDQGAHDALIMNTENHITECAVSNVFIVERNAVITPSLKANLLPGVTRGVIMELCKENGVPVTEELFGLERVLAADEVFLTNSLMEVMPVSKINEHPIGKLVPDVITSLFHDKYQALTR